A window of the Sardina pilchardus chromosome 21, fSarPil1.1, whole genome shotgun sequence genome harbors these coding sequences:
- the LOC134068360 gene encoding putative monooxygenase p33MONOX isoform X1, protein MGSRPGETPALESGFTAGLLGGTSSPIAMGRRIFNYDESLEAPMHSPPSDFTDGILWKNPVIPERKFKHLEEQLSNESGQSSAQTGILGVPAVKPTIPVTKAKATTVMSSLMIKLTQENIQRFEQQAGLTDSGYTPHKGLSAEDTHFFRKGENLPKLKMPAGDFKEDKLSTSAQSTPCGTPSCTPSVTPAVTPSVTPCASPYASPKVNRRSWFGLSPALSTPSAEASSTSTSSWDMGGNEGSGGGERWSFFGSSRPVVQKSSTDPGSDSTSPGGFTLQSYFGVQKSSTLEEMKTQVSLRVDDPTSFMPPKIEITDMEGRKALPRPHKLKPRDMNILTPSGF, encoded by the exons CCCTGGAGTCTGGTTTTACAGCGGGTCTTCTGGGTGGGACATCATCACCCATTGCAATGGGCCGTCGGATTTTCAATTATGATGAGTCACTTGAGGCACCTATGCACTCGCCACCCTCAGACTTTACTGACGGAATCCTCTGGAAAAACCCTGTAATTCCAGAGAGGAAGTTCAAACATTTGGAAGAG CAGTTAAGTAATGAATCTGGGCAGTCTTCAGCACAAACAGGGATTCTTGGCGTTCCTGCTGTGAAGCCAACCATCCCAGTAACCAAGGCCAAGGCTACAACTGTTATGAGCTCCCTCATGATAA AACTCACTCAGGAGAACATCCAAAGATTTGAACAACAGGCAGGTTTGACTGATTCTGGCTACACACCTCACAAAGGGCTCTCTGCTGAAGACACCCACTTTTTCCGCAAAGGAGAGAATTTACCA AAGTTGAAGATGCCTGCTGGGGACTTCAAGGAGGACAAGCTTTCAACATCAGCACAATCCACCCCTTGTGGCACCCCATCCTGTACCCCTTCTGTTACCCCCGCAGTCACCCCCTCAGTCACACCTTGTGCCAGCCCCTACGCTTCCCCAAAAGTCAATCGCAG GAGCTGGTTTGGCCTGAGTCCTGCTTTGTCTACACCCTCAGCAGAAGctagcagcaccagcaccagcagctggGATATGGGCGGGAACGAGGGCTCAGGCGGCGGAGAAAGATGGAGCTTTTTTGGCTCCTCGCGCCCCGTTGTGCAGAAGTCCTCTACTGACCCAGGATCAGACTCCACCTCACCTG GTGGATTCACCCTCCAGTCCTATTTTGGGGTTCAGAAGTCCAGTACACTGGAGGAGATGAAGACCCAGGTCAGCCTGAGGGTGGATGACCCCACCAGCTTCATGCCCCCCAAGATAGAGATCACAGATATGGAGGGCAGGAAGGCACTGCCTCGTCCACACAAACTCAAACCCCGGGACATGAACATCCTCACGCCGTCTGGATTCTGA
- the LOC134068360 gene encoding putative monooxygenase p33MONOX isoform X2, whose protein sequence is MGSRPGETPALESGFTAGLLGGTSSPIAMGRRIFNYDESLEAPMHSPPSDFTDGILWKNPVIPERKFKHLEELSNESGQSSAQTGILGVPAVKPTIPVTKAKATTVMSSLMIKLTQENIQRFEQQAGLTDSGYTPHKGLSAEDTHFFRKGENLPKLKMPAGDFKEDKLSTSAQSTPCGTPSCTPSVTPAVTPSVTPCASPYASPKVNRRSWFGLSPALSTPSAEASSTSTSSWDMGGNEGSGGGERWSFFGSSRPVVQKSSTDPGSDSTSPGGFTLQSYFGVQKSSTLEEMKTQVSLRVDDPTSFMPPKIEITDMEGRKALPRPHKLKPRDMNILTPSGF, encoded by the exons CCCTGGAGTCTGGTTTTACAGCGGGTCTTCTGGGTGGGACATCATCACCCATTGCAATGGGCCGTCGGATTTTCAATTATGATGAGTCACTTGAGGCACCTATGCACTCGCCACCCTCAGACTTTACTGACGGAATCCTCTGGAAAAACCCTGTAATTCCAGAGAGGAAGTTCAAACATTTGGAAGAG TTAAGTAATGAATCTGGGCAGTCTTCAGCACAAACAGGGATTCTTGGCGTTCCTGCTGTGAAGCCAACCATCCCAGTAACCAAGGCCAAGGCTACAACTGTTATGAGCTCCCTCATGATAA AACTCACTCAGGAGAACATCCAAAGATTTGAACAACAGGCAGGTTTGACTGATTCTGGCTACACACCTCACAAAGGGCTCTCTGCTGAAGACACCCACTTTTTCCGCAAAGGAGAGAATTTACCA AAGTTGAAGATGCCTGCTGGGGACTTCAAGGAGGACAAGCTTTCAACATCAGCACAATCCACCCCTTGTGGCACCCCATCCTGTACCCCTTCTGTTACCCCCGCAGTCACCCCCTCAGTCACACCTTGTGCCAGCCCCTACGCTTCCCCAAAAGTCAATCGCAG GAGCTGGTTTGGCCTGAGTCCTGCTTTGTCTACACCCTCAGCAGAAGctagcagcaccagcaccagcagctggGATATGGGCGGGAACGAGGGCTCAGGCGGCGGAGAAAGATGGAGCTTTTTTGGCTCCTCGCGCCCCGTTGTGCAGAAGTCCTCTACTGACCCAGGATCAGACTCCACCTCACCTG GTGGATTCACCCTCCAGTCCTATTTTGGGGTTCAGAAGTCCAGTACACTGGAGGAGATGAAGACCCAGGTCAGCCTGAGGGTGGATGACCCCACCAGCTTCATGCCCCCCAAGATAGAGATCACAGATATGGAGGGCAGGAAGGCACTGCCTCGTCCACACAAACTCAAACCCCGGGACATGAACATCCTCACGCCGTCTGGATTCTGA